Genomic segment of Micromonospora sp. WMMD1102:
ACGGGTGGAGCAGATCATCAGCAACCTGACCAACAAGTCGACGCGAGAGTTACCCGCCCACTGATGGCTTCACCCGTCGAAGCGCAGCTCATCCTCTGCGACGCTGCGCAGGCTGAGTCTGGCAAAGTCCACATGCTGGGGGCAGGTTGGTCCGTTACGTCCTCCCCCACCGCGCCCCATGCCGTTGCAGTCCTGATCAAGATCCCATGGGATCGGGCAAACCAGCGCCTCCCCCTCAAGCTACAGCTACTGGACTCGGATGGGCGGCCAGTCAAGGTCCCTACAGCAGACGGTGAAGCCTCCATTGCAACCGAGGCCGGCGTCGAGGTCGGGCGACCACCCGGGTTGGCCCCTGGCACAATGCTTGATGCTTCTTTCGCTTTCAACGTCCCATCCCTTCCCCTCGCGCCGGGTCGCTACGAGTGGCGCATGACGTTTGCAGAACAAGAGTATGTAGCAGCATTCACGGTCGGTCGTCGCTAGCACGGACGACGACAGGGCCGACGCCCAGGTGTACCGGTGCTCATGGCGCACGACGTGAGTATGGATCCTGAATATCGAAGGCCCTGGCTGGGACTGATGTCCTGACCAGGGCCTTCGTTGTTGGAGCGGGTGACGGGAATCGAACCCGCACTGTCAGCTTGGGAACTCGCTGAGGCGCCGATCCGAGCCAAGGTCAACGGGCCGCACTCCTGGTCACGGTGCCCGCAGGTGACCGTCGTTCCCCGTGGCTTCCCGGCGCTACGGGCACGTAGGGGGCACGGGCGACGGCCCGGTACGCCTGGACGCCCACGACGGGCAGTGACCCGGGGCGCTCGGTGGCAAGCCAGTCCGGGGTGTGGACTGGCGCGGCAGCCGGAAGCCCCAACCTCGACGGCGGCCAGCCCTGCCGGCTTCCGTACCGCCGCGAGGCTGTGGGATTGTCGAGGTATGCAGATCATCCAGAAGGGTCATGCCGCGTAGGCGCCCGAGGCAGGTGCGAGCTTCCAAGCTTCGTGCCCGACAGCTGGACGGCCTTACGTTTCGCGTAGCCGGCCTCTCATACCGAGGGCTCCAAGCCATCGCATACCTGGAACGCTCCCGTTTCACGGAAGGTGCCGTCGCGCGGGCGCTTCGGGCGTGGGCGGACTTCGTCCAGGACCCGTGGCACCGGCTGTGGGACCCCCAGTACGGCTGTGGCATCTTGGAGTGTTGCCCGGACCTGCGAGAGGTTCGTCAGATCCTTGAAGCTGCGGCTTCCGTACTGCCATCACGGGACGCCCGTCGATTCAGGGCAGACGTCGCCAAGATTGACGAGTTGTGGTGACCGTCTGGCAGCCAGTCGGGGGCGCGGGGGCGGTTCCCGCCAGGGTTCGGGGGCTTCCCGCCCCGGCCGCGAAGCGGTCCGGGGCGGTGCTCCGCCGGGCGGCCTGCCGCCCCGGCGCGGCGCCGCGCAGCGGCGCTCTTGATCAGGTACAGCCGGATTCGGCAGCACACGAGTTGCAGTGGTCCAAGCCCAGGGGGCAGGCGGACTGGGCGATGGCACGGTGCCCTTCGAAGCACCCTCGATCTGGTGGCGCCTCCCTGGCTTCTGGCCTGGTCAACCGGTTGAACCCGCCACACCCCCCTAGACAACCGGCTGCCGCAAATGAAGGAACCGAGAGGCGCGAGACAACGATCATGGGCGGCAGCTAACGTATGAGCTTGACCAGCGGTACCCAAACGAAGCGAGGAACCAGGTGTCAGCGCAGACGAAGGGCGAGACGGCGAACCAAGCACCGCTCTTCCAGGTTGATGCCGCTTCCTCCGTTCCCGGCAAGACATCACTGTCTCCAAAGCGGCCACGGGTCGAGAAGTCCGGACTTGCAGATATCTTCCCCTACTATGCTGGCTTTTCCTTTGAGTGGGCCTGCCGGGAACTAAGAAGACACCCGATTCGAGTCGAAGAGCCAATCCTAGACCCATGGAACGGAAGCGGGACGACTACGCTAGCAGCACGTCTTATAGGGCTGGCGTCGGTAGGGGTTGATCGAAATCCGGTAGCGAATGTTGTCGCGCAGCTTCGGCTAAGATCGGGAGCCGTTAGTATCTCTGAGGGTGATTCGCCTCCCGGCAGCAGAGACTTAGATCCCTCCGACCCTTTGCTCTCATGGTTCGAGTCGGAGACTGCCTCAAGGCTTCGGGATTGGACGCGGTATTCAGAATCACTGCCACAATCTCAGTCCGCTTTAACCTACGTGTCACTCTTCAACGTAGTACGCGCCCTCACTGGCAGTTTCCAGGGGTCAAACCCGACTTGGATTCGCAGAACGGGGCCAAACCGGCCAAGAGTAGCTGTACCACTGGACGTGCTAGATGGGCTCGTCCGTAACGAGCGATCGCGAATCGCGGATCGGTTACCACAACGAGTAGATGCATCGGGGCCCGTAGTGCTCGCCACAGGCTCGTCTCGCAGCCTCCCGCTGTCCGATAGCTGTGTGGGGAGAGTATTGACTTCGCCACCGTATCTAACCCGGATTGACTACGCGATCGCCTACGCAAGGGAATTTGCACTGGTAGGAGTAAACGTTTTTGAGGATAGGGAGATTCGGTCCGAACTCATGGGCACTACCCTCATACGAACTAATACGCCCGACAGCCTACCGCTCGGTACAGTCGCATCCAGCCTGCTCGAGCAGATTAGCGCACACGCTAGCCGAGCATCGAACGGCTACTACCTCAAGCAAGCCCGCCAGTACTTCGACGACCTCACGTGCAGCCTCGATGAGATATCGCGGGTTTGTGTTGCCGGTGCAATAATGACGCTCGTAGTGCAAGATTCCTACTATAAAGAGTTACCCATCCACTTGGGGGCAATCTGCAAAGAGGAGGCGGAGCGTCGTGGTTGGGATCTAGTTGAGGAAGTACCATTTGAGGTCAACAGATCGCTCGTTTCTTTAAACAAATCCGCGCGCCAATATCAGAAAGGGCCGGTGTCAGAAACAGTGGTAACGCTGCGGAAGCAGTAATAGACCTAACCAGCCGCTGACGACACACCGTACCTGATGGTGCTTTGGCAGTCGACGTCCTACTCCGCCTTCTAACCTCACGGGCTATACCGCGCAACAGCCACGTCTGGTAGAACATGAACTATGGCGATCGACCACTCGGTCCTACAAGCGGAGCTTGCAGAGCACCGGCAAGCAGTTGACGTGGACTTCTTCGACCTATCCTTACGGGAGCTGGCCAGGATGGTTGAGGAGAGGGAGGTCCGGATTGCGCCAGAGTTCCAGCGGCAATTCCGCTGGAATGATCAATTGCAGTCTGCGCTGGTTGAGTCCTTTTTGCTTGGGTTGCCCGTCCCAGCAATCTTCGTAGCCACGAATGGTGATGGGACTTGGGAGGTTGTCGATGGCTTACAAAGGATTTGCACTCTCCTGAGATTCATGGCCATTGACGCGCCCGAGTCCGACCTTCTGCACTTCTCGCAACGGCCGCTTCGATTGACCGGACTTAAGACTCTCGAGGGTTTTCAAGGCGTATCGTACGAAGATCTTCCCCGCCCCATAAAGCTCATGTTTGAGCGCCGCTATCTTCGTATCCAAGTGCTGAGTGACAAATCAGACTTGGACGTGCGATTTGAGCTGTTCCGTCGTCTAAACCAAGGAGCAGTGGAGCTATCCGGGCAGGAAGTCAGGGCGTGCGTATATCGAGGTACACTGAATACTTTAGTCGAAAATTTGGCCGAATACGAGCCGTACACGAGACTGCTCAAGC
This window contains:
- a CDS encoding DUF262 domain-containing protein, yielding MAIDHSVLQAELAEHRQAVDVDFFDLSLRELARMVEEREVRIAPEFQRQFRWNDQLQSALVESFLLGLPVPAIFVATNGDGTWEVVDGLQRICTLLRFMAIDAPESDLLHFSQRPLRLTGLKTLEGFQGVSYEDLPRPIKLMFERRYLRIQVLSDKSDLDVRFELFRRLNQGAVELSGQEVRACVYRGTLNTLVENLAEYEPYTRLLKLKEVDKRNGTAAEMVLKFFAYLDDVESFQGSVTGFLNEYMKKHTNITDTEARRQEFHKCVDFLGAIVNGPFLRSGTKVTPLNHLEAVLVGIARVFRAGKVPIRPEGDWLNDPEMLEFVRTGTNARRSVIGRVNRAEELFSPR